The uncultured Fibrobacter sp. genome includes a region encoding these proteins:
- a CDS encoding DUF255 domain-containing protein — translation MRLALLLLLAACCAFAAPLKKDKEVHWLSYTDGLKKAVKESKLVFVSVYADWCIPCHIMDKNVYSDPDVATLLNSRFIPVKLNAESQDTIMCDGQAKIAERCYFDVWNLSAVPSYVLVAPKGMSILTLTQSLDVDDMIVLLNQILIKEKEWIAR, via the coding sequence ATGAGGCTAGCCCTTTTGTTGCTCCTGGCTGCCTGTTGCGCCTTTGCGGCACCCTTGAAAAAAGACAAGGAGGTCCATTGGCTTTCTTATACGGATGGGCTGAAAAAGGCCGTGAAGGAATCGAAACTTGTGTTCGTTTCGGTCTATGCCGACTGGTGCATTCCCTGCCACATCATGGACAAAAACGTGTATTCCGACCCTGACGTGGCGACACTTTTGAATTCCAGATTCATCCCTGTGAAGTTGAATGCCGAGTCGCAAGACACAATTATGTGCGATGGTCAGGCCAAAATTGCAGAACGATGCTATTTTGATGTATGGAATTTGTCCGCAGTCCCGTCTTACGTGTTGGTCGCTCCGAAAGGCATGAGTATCTTGACCCTCACGCAGTCGCTGGATGTCGATGACATGATTGTTTTGCTGAATCAAATTTTGATAAAAGAGAAAGAATGGATAGCTCGGTAA
- the ftsY gene encoding signal recognition particle-docking protein FtsY → MGLFSAIKKGLSKTRDALVGELKGIVGAGKITDDTLEELEEHLIKADVGVEAAFLLTDALRENALGKSLTTEQVLDIMRDEAERLLKDPPPFELKGKPHVVLVIGVNGAGKTTTIGKLAARWINEGKKVMIAACDTFRAAAIDQLETWAQRSGAEFVKHQEGSDPAAVAYDACQAAVARDCDILIVDTAGRLHNKDYLMEELKKIVRVMKKVNPDFPQDIWLVIDGNTGQNTINQTKIFNQSFPLTGLVVTKLDGTARGGSVLSITSSLQIPIRWVGMGEQIDQLVEFDKREYIDGLFENALEESK, encoded by the coding sequence ATGGGCTTGTTTTCTGCAATAAAGAAAGGGCTATCCAAGACCCGTGACGCCTTGGTGGGCGAACTCAAGGGTATTGTCGGCGCCGGTAAAATCACCGACGACACCTTGGAAGAACTTGAAGAACATTTGATCAAGGCGGACGTGGGCGTAGAAGCCGCGTTCCTTTTGACCGACGCACTGCGCGAGAATGCGCTTGGCAAATCGCTGACGACAGAGCAGGTGCTCGACATTATGCGCGACGAAGCCGAACGCCTCCTCAAGGACCCGCCGCCGTTCGAACTTAAGGGCAAACCGCATGTGGTGCTTGTCATCGGCGTGAACGGTGCAGGCAAGACGACCACCATCGGTAAGCTCGCCGCCCGCTGGATAAACGAGGGCAAGAAGGTGATGATTGCCGCTTGCGATACGTTCCGTGCCGCAGCGATCGACCAGTTGGAAACTTGGGCTCAGCGTAGTGGTGCCGAGTTCGTGAAGCACCAGGAAGGCAGCGACCCGGCTGCGGTCGCCTACGATGCCTGCCAGGCCGCCGTGGCCCGTGACTGCGACATCCTCATTGTTGATACGGCTGGCCGCCTCCACAACAAGGACTACCTGATGGAAGAACTCAAGAAGATAGTCCGCGTGATGAAAAAGGTGAACCCGGATTTCCCGCAAGATATATGGCTCGTGATTGACGGAAACACCGGACAGAACACCATAAACCAGACGAAGATTTTCAACCAGAGCTTCCCGCTGACCGGCCTTGTCGTGACCAAGCTCGATGGTACGGCGCGTGGCGGTTCGGTCCTTTCTATCACGAGTTCGCTCCAGATTCCTATCCGCTGGGTGGGCATGGGCGAACAGATCGACCAGCTCGTGGAATTTGACAAGCGTGAATATATAGACGGCCTTTTCGAGAACGCCCTCGAAGAGTCGAAGTAG